In the genome of Vicia villosa cultivar HV-30 ecotype Madison, WI linkage group LG7, Vvil1.0, whole genome shotgun sequence, one region contains:
- the LOC131619253 gene encoding probable ubiquitin-like-specific protease 2A yields the protein MLHLTLHGKEVKEQRDGGSDLEVLAHKVNDFADISGIDVDGFGGNFNFGMDWITWENMLDNKKKCELEAAKLLNWSPYKNHVEHMIEDINDDVSLLPSTQIPFVDINTQVTNEYMTRNTESSYVSNIATNDSLYVSASFNDCGWSSCTTNSNMIFEEFVYPKGDSDAITLSKKDVDLLQPNIYINDTIIDFYTIYLKNKLQENEKDRFHFFNSFFFRKLADMDKISPNSCDGKSAFLRVRKWTRKVNLFEKDYIFIPVNFNLHWSLIVICHPAEVLNINDRELEKALRIPCILHLDSIKGYHSNIKDVVRSYLWEEWKERKKETCGEDLSSKFLNMPFFSIEVPQQENSYDCGIFLLHYLELFLAEAPFNFNPLKITKLSNFLNLDWFPPEEAYRKRNIIRKLIFELVENHKSHEGIFLDNCDDQHCVEHHDNTIDGQSHLINQEAATSQFGRGIEMDPSFDASSIIYKEHFVQEAPLENSFGKCQYFDPPSSNHWFNGSTIKIEEETTILPQSSCSSHDSNGVEISNIKSVGNKYWYHDLFYQGTPTLQLNQVIHAVDNKVIDNDVRIIEDMKACPWVERPAKKRQLIPLPRWK from the exons ATAAAGTAAATGATTTTGCTGATATTTCTGGCATTGATGTTGACGGATTTGGCGGTAACTTTAATTTTGGGATGGATTGGATCACATGGGAAAACATGCTTGATAACAAAAAGAAGTGTGAGTTGGAAGCTGCTAAACTATTAAATTGGTCACCTTATAAAAATCATGTTGAACATATGATAGAAGATATCAATGATGATGTATCTTTGTTACCGTCAACTCAG ATTCCATTTGTTGACATTAATACACAAGTTACTAATGAATACATGACTCGAAATACTGAATCTAGTTATGTATCTAATATTGCAACAAATGATTCACTATATG tttCAGCTTCATTCAATGACTGTGGATGGAGTTCTTGCACAACCAATTCCAACATG aTATTTGAGGAATTTGTCTATCCAAAAGGGGACTCAGATGCTATAACTCTCAGTAAGAAAGATGTTGATTTATTACAACCAAATATATATATCAATGATACGATTATCGACTTTTACACTAT ATACTTGAAGAATAAGTTACAGGAGAATGAAAAGGATAGATTCCATTTTTTCAATAGTTTTTTCTTTCGAAAGTTGGCTGATATGGACAAAATTTCACCCAATTCCTGTGATGGAAAATCAGCATTTCTACGTGTTCGTAAATGGACAAGAAAAGTAAATCTGTTTGAAAAAGATTACATTTTCATACCAGTGAACTTCAA TCTTCATTGGAGCTTAATAGTAATTTGTCATCCTGCTGAAGTGCTTAATATTAATG ATAGAGAGCTTGAAAAAGCACTTAGGATACCCTGCATATTGCACTTGGATTCTATAAAGGGATATCATAGTAATATAAAAGACGTTGtacgaag TTATTTGTGGGAAGAATGGAAAGAAAGGAAGAAAGAAACATGTGGAGAAGATCTCTCATCAAAATTCTTGAATATGCCTTTTTTCTCAATTGAG GTACCACAACAGGAAAACTCATATGATTGTGGCATCTTTTTACTTCATTACTTAGAGCTATTCTTGGCTGAAGCTCCATTTAATTTCAATCCATTAAAAATAACCAAGCTCTCCAACTTT cTTAATTTGGATTGGTTTCCACCTGAGGAGGCTTATCGCAAGAGAAATATTATTCGTAAATTAATCTTTGAATTGGTGGAAAATCATAAATCACACGAAGGAATTTTCCTTGACAATTGTGATGACCAACATTGCGTAGAACATCATGATAACACGATTGATGGTCAGTCTCATTTAATCAATCAGGAGGCAGCTACTTCTCAATTTGGCCGGGGAATAGAAATGGATCCATCTTTCGATGCTTCTAGTATAATTTACAAGGAGCATTTTGTGCAAGAAGCTCCATTAGAAAATTCATTTGGAAAATGTCAATATTTTGATCCGCCGTCATCTAATCATTGGTTCAATGGTTCAACAATTAAAATAGAG GAAGAGACAACAATTTTACCTCAATCAAGTTGTTCATCGCATGATTCAAATGGTGTAGAGATATCAAATATCAAGTCTGTTGGCAACAAGTATTGGTACCATGACTTGTTCTATCAAGGGACACCAACTCTACAATTAAATCAAGTTATACATGCAGTAGATAACAAGGTCATCGACAATGATGTTCGTATTATCGAAGATATGAAAGCTTGTCCTTGGGTGGAGCGACCTGCAAAAAAGAGGCAACTTATACCTCTACCTAGGTGGAAGTGA